The genomic window ATTCAGGGCCGTCTGCCAGAGCTGAAAGCCATCATTTATCTTGATGATGGCGGCATGCGCAAATATGACCGCACCCGCCTGCATGATTACCGCCAGGTTCAGAAAGCAGGTGATGAGGCGAGCGACAAACACAGACAGGAACTGGCAAAAAGAGAGGCAGCACAAACAGGAACAGACACTTGTGCAATGCTGTACACGTCTGGCACCACAGGGCAGCCGAAAGGTGTTGTGCTGTCAAATGACAACATCATTAAAACAGCAGAGGCCTCATCGGAGTTTGACCACCTCAGCGTCAATGATTCTGTATTGGCATATCTGCCGATGGCCTGGGTTGGTGACTTCATTTTCTCTATGGGGCAGGCGATGTGGACCGGCTTTTGTGTGTGCTGCCCTGAGAGCACAGAGACAATGCAGCATGATTTGCGTGAAATCGGACCAAGCTATTTCTTTGCCCCACCGCGTTATTTTGAAGGTGTGCTGACCAATGTTATGATCCGGATGGAAGATGCAGGCAAAATGAAGCAGGCTCTGTTCCATCATTTTATGGACCATGCACAAAAAGTAGGTGGTGCCCTGCTTGATGGCAGGTCTGTCAGTGGCATTGACAGGCTGAAGTATGGGCTGGGCCGGTTGCTTGTATATGGTCCGTTATTAAACACGCTTGGCCTCAGCAACGTGCGGGTGGGATATACCGCGGGTGAGGCAATCGGACCGGAGATTTTTAGTTTTTATCGTGCACTGGGCATCAATTTAAAACAGCTTTACGGCCAGACAGAAGCCAGCGTGTTTATCACCCAACAGCCAGATGGGCAGGTGCGCGCTGATACTGTTGGCGTGCCCTCACCTGGTGTTGAAATCAAAATTTCTGATGATGGCGAGGTGTTCTATCGCTCGCCAGGGACATTTGTTGAATATTACAAAAACCCCAAAAGCACAAAAGAGACCAAAGATAAAGAGGGTTGGGTGGCGACCGGAGATGCAGGGTTCATTGAAAAAGACACAGGTCATCTGCGCATCATCGACAGGGCCAAAGATGTCGGCAAAATGAAAGATGGCCGTCTGTTTGCCCCGAAATATGTGGAAAATAAGCTGAAATTCTACCCCAGCATTTTAGAAGCCGTTGTGTTCGGGGCTGAACGTGATATGTGCACAGCCTTTATCAATATTGATCTGCAGGCGGTAGGGAACTGGGCTGAACGGAATAACATTGCTTATTCATCCTATCAGGAGCTGGCCGGCAACCCGGAAGTGTATCAAATGATCCAGGCACATATTGATGAAGTGAACCGGGATGTGGCCGCAGATGAGATGCTGTCAGGATGTCAGATTCACCGATTCCTGGTGCTGCATAAAGAGCTGGATGCAGATGATGGCGAGCTGACACGCACACGCAAAGTCCGCCGCCGCGTCATTCAAGATAAGTTCAAAGATCTGATCGATGCGCTATATGGCGGCAAATCAGAGATTTTCACAAAAACAGAAGTGACATATGAAGATGGCAGCACAGGGTCAATTTCAGCGACGCTGAGAATAGCTGATGCTGTTGTCGTCTCAGATCAGGAGAGCGCCGCATGAGCCAGACATCTGCGACAGACAGCTATGTAACCGCTGATGGGCGCACCATTGGCGGCGCGGTTATGGAAATGCAGAATATCACATTGCGATTTGGCGGTGTGACAGCTATCCAAGATATTTCCTTTGACATCCGCGAAGGGGAAATACGGGCTATTATTGGGCCGAATGGCGCGGGTAAATCCTCCATGCTGAATGTCATCAATGGGTTTTACCACCCGCAAGAAGGCAAGGTGATTTATAAAGGTGCAGAACGCAAACCGCTAAAACCTTATGAGATTGCTCACCAAGGCATCGCCCGGACCTTTCAGAACATTGCGCTGTTTAAGGGTATGTCCACATTGGACAACATCATGACCGGACGCCTGACTCATATGAAAACAGGTATGTTTTCACAGGCATTATGGTGGGGACGGGCACAAAAAGAAGAAGTAGAAAACCGCGCTTTAGTTGAACGCGTTATCGATTTCCTCGAAATTCAGAGCATCCGAAAAGTTCCTGTCGGCCGCCTGCCTTATGGGTTACAAAAGCGG from SAR116 cluster alpha proteobacterium HIMB100 includes these protein-coding regions:
- a CDS encoding AMP-forming long-chain acyl-CoA synthetase (PFAM: AMP-binding enzyme), with product MAAAETSAARRDTVPRLLAFNAKHYADKPAYREKEFGIWQSWSWAEAAAEVNKLALGLLNLGISPGDHVALLGRNRPYFYWAMMAAQTNGAVPVPVYQDSVADEIAYVLAHCSARYIFAEDQEQVDKILDIQGRLPELKAIIYLDDGGMRKYDRTRLHDYRQVQKAGDEASDKHRQELAKREAAQTGTDTCAMLYTSGTTGQPKGVVLSNDNIIKTAEASSEFDHLSVNDSVLAYLPMAWVGDFIFSMGQAMWTGFCVCCPESTETMQHDLREIGPSYFFAPPRYFEGVLTNVMIRMEDAGKMKQALFHHFMDHAQKVGGALLDGRSVSGIDRLKYGLGRLLVYGPLLNTLGLSNVRVGYTAGEAIGPEIFSFYRALGINLKQLYGQTEASVFITQQPDGQVRADTVGVPSPGVEIKISDDGEVFYRSPGTFVEYYKNPKSTKETKDKEGWVATGDAGFIEKDTGHLRIIDRAKDVGKMKDGRLFAPKYVENKLKFYPSILEAVVFGAERDMCTAFINIDLQAVGNWAERNNIAYSSYQELAGNPEVYQMIQAHIDEVNRDVAADEMLSGCQIHRFLVLHKELDADDGELTRTRKVRRRVIQDKFKDLIDALYGGKSEIFTKTEVTYEDGSTGSISATLRIADAVVVSDQESAA
- a CDS encoding ABC-type branched-chain amino acid transport systems, ATPase component (PFAM: ABC transporter; Branched-chain amino acid ATP-binding cassette transporter), producing MSQTSATDSYVTADGRTIGGAVMEMQNITLRFGGVTAIQDISFDIREGEIRAIIGPNGAGKSSMLNVINGFYHPQEGKVIYKGAERKPLKPYEIAHQGIARTFQNIALFKGMSTLDNIMTGRLTHMKTGMFSQALWWGRAQKEEVENRALVERVIDFLEIQSIRKVPVGRLPYGLQKRVELGRALAAEPSLLLLDEPMAGMNVEEKEDMSRFILDVNEEFGTTIALIEHDMSVVMDLADRVVVMDYGKKIGDGTPEEVRSNQAVIDAYLGVSHD